One segment of Chroococcidiopsis sp. TS-821 DNA contains the following:
- a CDS encoding calcium-binding protein: MATFHGTDRADYLLGSSSNDIIYGYKGDDTLVGDAGNDILYGGRGDDYLDGGSGNDILRGGAGNDTLYGGIGNDTLIGGTGDDYLIGFAGNNHLRGGQGDDTLESGIGNDTLTGGAGADVFILNNPSAFATIQDFDGTQGDMIVASFVGFYDGTFTYNSSSGALLYSEVIGHQVVEHQVAQLQPGTMFDVDTQLMFW; this comes from the coding sequence ATGGCAACGTTCCACGGCACCGATCGAGCTGACTATCTATTAGGTTCATCATCTAATGACATTATCTATGGCTACAAAGGTGACGATACCCTAGTAGGGGATGCTGGAAACGATATTCTCTATGGTGGTAGAGGTGATGACTACCTTGATGGTGGTTCCGGTAACGATATCCTGCGGGGTGGTGCTGGTAATGACACGCTATACGGTGGTATTGGTAATGACACTTTAATCGGTGGTACTGGTGATGACTACCTCATTGGCTTTGCCGGTAATAACCATCTCAGAGGCGGTCAAGGTGACGATACCCTCGAAAGTGGTATCGGGAATGATACCCTCACTGGTGGTGCAGGTGCAGATGTCTTTATCTTAAATAACCCTTCTGCATTCGCAACGATTCAAGACTTCGATGGAACGCAAGGAGATATGATTGTTGCCAGCTTTGTGGGCTTTTATGACGGTACATTCACTTATAACAGTAGTAGTGGCGCGCTACTTTATAGCGAAGTAATCGGTCATCAGGTTGTTGAACATCAAGTTGCTCAACTCCAACCTGGAACAATGTTTGATGTTGATACTCAATTAATGTTCTGGTAA
- a CDS encoding calcium-binding protein — translation MSIIHGTRKPDFIKGTAGADRIFGWAPGDNAMSPSGNDTLLGNAGNDTLYGGTGNDSLVGGVGLDVIYGGTGNDTLKGGDGSDRLYGEADNDLLIGGKGNDTIYGGFGQDTLYGGDGRDHLLGGAGNDKLYGNAGDDTLDGGYGNNTLVGGIGNDVYIIDNAGDVIIENVNPLEVFDENWNIKIVDADIDTVYASINYTLANNVENLFLVGNQPLNGTGNSLDNFIVGNNANNKLYGKAGNDTLDGGLGNNTLVGGMGDDIYIINSTNDVIVEFSNQGIDIVYSSISYVLGENVEHLVLLDNGTEQGLIGVDNPLITTTTTNSNRTPSFAVGNALNNEIIGNDANNILYGGGGADYLDGGSGSDTLVGGTGNDYYIVDSIEDSIIEFANEGVDWVESTVNYTLGNHLENLVLGGEDNINGTGNALNNIIYGNSGNNVLSGGLGNDTIDASFGDDRLYGNGGNDSLNGSGGDDLIAGGDGNDSLQGGDGNDTLFGGAGNDKLDGSFGDDSLDGGIGNDTLQGGYGNDTLQGGEGDDVLRDMEFGGEANFLFGGAGNDTLEGGGTLNGGDGHDSLRGGSDNDTLIGGAGNDTLFGSYGDDLLTGGAGRDVFGFYEPFQGIDKITDFVVGEDRIAVYAIAPNSGVGFGVNGQLHRGTHVSAAQFTIGQAASNTEQRFIYNRNTGALFFDEDGTGAAQKVQFALLPKGLDMTHADIFVL, via the coding sequence ATGTCAATTATTCATGGTACGCGGAAACCCGATTTCATAAAAGGCACAGCGGGTGCAGACCGCATCTTCGGCTGGGCACCAGGCGATAATGCCATGAGTCCTTCGGGAAATGACACTTTGCTAGGTAATGCAGGTAACGATACGCTTTATGGCGGTACTGGCAATGATAGCTTAGTAGGTGGTGTCGGGCTAGATGTTATTTATGGCGGTACAGGAAATGACACGCTAAAAGGAGGTGATGGTAGCGATCGCCTCTACGGAGAAGCTGACAACGACTTACTCATCGGCGGTAAAGGCAACGACACCATTTATGGTGGCTTTGGTCAAGATACTTTATATGGTGGCGATGGTCGAGACCATCTTTTGGGTGGTGCAGGTAACGATAAGCTTTACGGTAACGCGGGCGATGATACCTTAGACGGTGGATACGGCAATAATACTTTAGTAGGTGGAATCGGTAACGACGTCTATATTATTGACAATGCTGGCGATGTTATCATCGAAAACGTCAATCCACTAGAAGTTTTTGATGAAAATTGGAATATAAAAATTGTAGATGCAGATATTGATACAGTCTATGCTTCGATTAATTATACTTTAGCTAATAATGTAGAGAACTTATTTCTTGTTGGTAATCAGCCGCTAAATGGCACAGGAAATTCTTTAGACAATTTTATAGTTGGCAACAACGCTAATAATAAACTTTACGGTAAAGCTGGGAATGACACGCTTGATGGTGGTCTAGGAAACAACACCTTAGTCGGCGGCATGGGTGATGATATTTACATTATTAACAGTACAAATGACGTTATTGTCGAGTTTTCAAATCAAGGTATTGATATTGTTTATTCTTCGATCAGTTACGTTCTCGGTGAAAATGTAGAGCATTTAGTTTTGCTCGATAACGGAACAGAGCAAGGGCTAATTGGTGTTGATAATCCTTTAATCACTACCACAACTACAAATAGTAACCGTACTCCTAGCTTTGCCGTAGGTAATGCTTTAAATAACGAAATTATTGGCAACGATGCTAACAACATACTGTATGGTGGTGGCGGTGCAGACTACCTTGATGGCGGAAGTGGCAGCGATACGTTAGTTGGTGGTACGGGCAATGACTATTACATTGTTGACAGCATTGAAGATTCAATAATCGAATTTGCAAATGAAGGCGTTGATTGGGTAGAGTCAACGGTCAATTACACCCTTGGCAATCATCTCGAAAACCTCGTGCTAGGTGGTGAAGATAACATCAACGGCACTGGAAATGCTCTCAACAATATCATCTACGGTAATAGCGGCAACAACGTATTATCCGGAGGGCTAGGTAATGACACCATTGACGCGAGTTTTGGTGACGATCGCCTTTACGGTAACGGCGGTAACGACTCGCTCAACGGTAGTGGGGGCGATGATTTGATCGCAGGTGGTGATGGCAATGATTCGCTCCAAGGTGGTGATGGCAATGACACGCTCTTTGGTGGCGCAGGTAACGACAAATTAGACGGCAGTTTTGGTGACGACAGCCTCGACGGTGGAATTGGCAACGATACACTCCAAGGCGGGTATGGTAACGATACGTTGCAAGGCGGCGAAGGCGATGACGTTTTGCGAGATATGGAGTTTGGTGGTGAAGCTAACTTTTTATTCGGTGGTGCAGGTAACGACACCTTAGAAGGCGGTGGTACGCTCAACGGCGGTGATGGGCACGATTCGCTCAGAGGCGGTTCTGATAATGACACGCTCATTGGTGGTGCAGGTAACGACACGCTGTTTGGCAGCTATGGTGACGATCTTCTGACTGGTGGCGCAGGGCGCGACGTATTTGGCTTTTACGAACCGTTCCAAGGTATCGATAAAATTACCGATTTTGTTGTAGGTGAAGATCGAATTGCTGTCTATGCGATCGCGCCTAATTCCGGCGTTGGTTTTGGCGTAAATGGTCAGTTGCATCGCGGAACGCACGTTAGTGCCGCCCAATTTACAATTGGTCAAGCCGCGTCGAACACCGAACAGCGATTTATCTATAACCGCAACACTGGCGCATTGTTTTTTGACGAAGATGGTACAGGTGCAGCGCAGAAAGTACAGTTTGCACTTTTACCAAAAGGTTTAGATATGACACACGCGGATATTTTCGTTTTGTAG
- a CDS encoding peptidylprolyl isomerase gives MQASSKDQVDAVLGLLSRYQLMPQLARNLIIDDAIADIPYTEEERQAAIEAFEAQHQITPTTRAEWLKQQGMTITQMHELALRPVLLEKHKTTVWGPKVDNYFLTRKAHLDQVVYSLIRTKDMGLAQEIYFRILEGEQSFAELAREYSQGAEAKTSGLLGPVPLAQPHPAISKLLSVSQPGQLWAPRPLAEWVVIIRLEKLIPAQLDKSMRRRLQDELFENWLAQQMQQIDITQFVSASLRNRK, from the coding sequence ATGCAAGCAAGTAGTAAAGACCAAGTCGATGCAGTTTTAGGTTTATTGAGCCGCTATCAACTTATGCCACAGTTAGCGCGCAACTTAATAATAGACGATGCGATCGCTGACATACCTTACACCGAGGAAGAACGCCAAGCAGCAATCGAAGCTTTTGAAGCACAACACCAAATTACTCCGACAACCCGTGCAGAGTGGCTCAAGCAGCAAGGCATGACTATTACGCAAATGCACGAACTGGCGTTACGACCTGTATTACTCGAAAAACACAAAACCACGGTTTGGGGACCTAAAGTAGATAATTATTTCTTAACCCGCAAAGCACACCTCGATCAGGTAGTATATTCTCTAATCCGAACGAAAGATATGGGGTTAGCCCAAGAAATTTACTTTCGGATTTTAGAAGGCGAACAATCGTTTGCCGAACTAGCCCGCGAATACTCGCAGGGTGCAGAAGCTAAAACTAGTGGGTTATTGGGACCTGTGCCTTTAGCACAGCCGCATCCTGCTATTAGTAAACTGCTATCTGTGAGTCAACCAGGACAACTGTGGGCACCGCGTCCTTTAGCTGAATGGGTGGTGATTATTCGTCTCGAAAAGTTGATTCCAGCCCAACTCGATAAATCGATGCGTCGTCGTTTACAAGATGAATTGTTTGAAAATTGGCTTGCGCAACAAATGCAACAAATTGATATAACGCAGTTTGTATCAGCAAGTTTACGCAATCGCAAGTAA
- a CDS encoding peptidase domain-containing ABC transporter gives MTQSIPLAPIRAFLAQTPPFDQLSTEVIEEITANCRLMRYRVGQSILVREKMPAQVAIIYQGQARLLGYDQRSRTPVSLELLGEGKILGANSIVRGIPCETAIASTEVICITIASQDFLNLLNSQPIIEQAFRNSCSLSEVFELLSVDLQRSANETPNLKELAIAAWQDAIVRNIPKGKFNLAQLDADRVWLVSSGTISDFPVGSRLPVDGSSQVIRVENMRLLGLPIRERINTKDAILPSANHEVTSISIPSLEIPYAPDYPPEAPPDPYAAKPKYPIIRARGTIEAPLACFQMLSQFLGLAFRKDLIRKVLENQYKSAGNISLQACGAIAEMMGLRAQLVQVSATAINRLKAPALIRYADSLAIIYSISEKELVLAIPEGGILRKSPQGFAEIWGKEGQVLLLQPPSEQVKEKFSLRWFLPSIYRYRKVLIEVLVASLFVQLFGLANPLITQVIIDKVLVQRSIDTLDVLGIFLLGVAVFEALLTSVRTYLFVDTTNRIDLSLGSEVIDHLLRLPLKYFDRRRIGELAGRINELENIRQFLTGTALTVVLDAIFSVIYVAVMLFYSWLLTLVTLITIPLFALLTIFVSPIVRRQLHKKAEKYADTQSYLVEVLSGIQTVKAQNIELKSRWQWQERYAKYITAGFKNVLTFSTASSISGFLNKFTGLLLLWVGAHLVLANQLTLGQLIAFRIIAGYVTSPLLRLIQLWQNFQETALSIERLSDILDAPQEVDENNRDNIPMPEIKGDVHYDAVSFGFNSNGPLQLININLEIPAGSFVGIVGQSGSGKSTLAKLLQRLYEPTSGRIQIDRYDISKVELYSLRRQIGVVLQDTLLFNGTVQENIALTNPEASSEEIIAAAKIAAAHDFIMSLPQGYNTVVGERGASLSGGQRQRIAIARTVLQNPKLLILDEATSALDYNSERQVCNNLNEAFQGRTVFFITHRLSTVRNADTIVVMDQGSIVEQGTHQELMALKGRYYCLYQQQESQL, from the coding sequence ATGACTCAAAGCATCCCTCTGGCTCCAATTCGAGCTTTCTTGGCACAAACTCCCCCGTTTGACCAGTTATCAACAGAGGTAATCGAAGAAATCACCGCGAATTGCCGATTAATGCGCTATCGCGTCGGGCAATCAATTCTCGTTAGAGAAAAAATGCCTGCGCAAGTTGCTATTATCTATCAAGGGCAAGCACGGTTATTAGGCTACGATCAGCGCTCGCGTACTCCAGTCAGCTTAGAGTTACTAGGGGAAGGAAAAATCTTAGGAGCAAATTCTATAGTCCGTGGCATTCCCTGCGAAACGGCGATCGCATCGACGGAAGTTATTTGTATTACGATAGCATCCCAAGACTTCTTAAATTTACTCAATTCACAACCAATCATAGAACAAGCTTTTCGCAATAGTTGTAGTTTGAGTGAAGTCTTTGAGTTACTAAGCGTCGACCTCCAACGCAGTGCTAACGAAACTCCCAATTTAAAAGAGTTAGCGATCGCCGCGTGGCAAGATGCGATTGTCCGCAACATCCCCAAGGGTAAATTCAATCTCGCGCAACTCGATGCGGATCGCGTGTGGTTGGTTAGTAGCGGAACGATTTCAGATTTTCCTGTCGGGAGTCGTCTACCTGTTGATGGTTCCTCACAAGTCATTCGCGTTGAAAATATGCGTTTGCTGGGACTGCCGATCCGCGAACGCATCAACACAAAAGATGCAATTTTACCGAGTGCTAACCATGAAGTCACATCAATTAGTATACCTTCTTTAGAAATTCCTTACGCGCCCGACTATCCACCCGAAGCCCCACCCGATCCTTATGCTGCTAAACCGAAATACCCCATCATCCGCGCTAGAGGTACAATTGAGGCTCCTCTAGCGTGTTTTCAAATGTTGAGTCAGTTTCTTGGACTTGCGTTTCGTAAAGATTTAATTCGCAAAGTTTTAGAAAATCAATACAAAAGCGCAGGCAATATTTCGCTACAAGCCTGTGGTGCGATCGCCGAAATGATGGGTTTACGCGCGCAGTTAGTCCAAGTCTCAGCAACCGCAATCAACCGCCTCAAAGCCCCCGCACTCATTCGCTACGCCGATAGTCTTGCCATTATCTACAGCATTAGTGAAAAAGAATTAGTTCTTGCCATTCCTGAAGGTGGAATTTTACGTAAAAGTCCCCAAGGCTTTGCGGAAATTTGGGGAAAAGAAGGACAAGTACTGCTACTACAACCGCCCAGCGAGCAAGTTAAAGAAAAGTTTAGCTTACGCTGGTTTTTACCATCAATTTATCGCTACCGCAAAGTCTTAATTGAAGTTTTAGTCGCCTCGCTTTTTGTGCAGCTTTTCGGTTTAGCCAATCCACTTATTACACAAGTTATTATTGATAAAGTTCTCGTACAGCGCAGTATTGATACCTTGGATGTATTGGGTATCTTTCTCCTTGGAGTGGCTGTATTTGAGGCACTATTAACGAGCGTTAGAACGTATTTATTTGTGGATACCACAAACCGCATTGACCTGAGTTTAGGCTCAGAAGTTATCGACCATTTATTACGCCTACCGCTTAAATATTTCGATCGGCGCAGAATTGGGGAACTCGCCGGACGAATCAACGAACTTGAAAATATTCGGCAATTCCTAACAGGAACAGCATTAACCGTTGTATTAGATGCTATATTTTCAGTCATTTACGTTGCAGTGATGCTATTTTATAGCTGGCTGCTTACCCTCGTTACTTTAATTACGATTCCATTATTTGCTTTACTAACAATATTTGTCTCGCCCATCGTCCGACGGCAACTACATAAAAAAGCCGAGAAATATGCAGATACACAGTCTTATTTAGTAGAAGTTTTATCAGGAATTCAAACAGTTAAAGCACAAAACATTGAACTAAAATCGCGCTGGCAGTGGCAAGAACGCTATGCAAAATATATTACTGCTGGTTTTAAGAACGTTCTTACATTTAGCACAGCAAGTTCAATTAGCGGTTTTTTAAATAAATTTACAGGCTTGCTTTTACTGTGGGTAGGCGCGCATCTTGTTTTAGCAAATCAACTGACATTAGGACAATTAATCGCTTTTCGGATCATTGCTGGCTACGTCACAAGTCCTTTATTAAGACTGATTCAGCTGTGGCAAAATTTCCAAGAAACTGCTTTATCAATTGAACGCCTTAGCGATATTTTAGATGCACCGCAAGAAGTTGATGAAAACAATCGGGATAATATCCCCATGCCAGAAATTAAAGGTGACGTGCATTATGATGCGGTGTCGTTTGGGTTTAATAGTAATGGTCCATTACAATTAATTAATATTAATTTAGAAATTCCTGCTGGTTCTTTTGTAGGAATTGTTGGACAAAGTGGTTCAGGTAAAAGTACCTTAGCTAAATTATTGCAACGATTATACGAACCAACCTCCGGAAGAATTCAGATTGACCGCTACGACATTAGTAAAGTTGAACTTTATTCGCTGCGGCGCCAAATTGGCGTCGTTTTGCAAGATACGTTGCTATTTAATGGTACTGTTCAAGAAAATATTGCCTTAACCAATCCTGAAGCGAGTTCTGAAGAAATTATTGCAGCCGCAAAGATCGCAGCGGCGCATGACTTTATTATGTCTTTGCCCCAAGGATATAATACCGTCGTTGGCGAACGAGGTGCTTCCTTATCTGGCGGACAACGCCAGCGAATTGCGATCGCGCGTACCGTTTTACAAAACCCCAAGCTCTTAATTTTAGACGAAGCAACAAGTGCTCTAGACTACAATTCTGAGCGGCAAGTATGCAACAACTTAAACGAAGCGTTTCAAGGTAGAACCGTCTTCTTTATTACGCACCGCCTTTCTACTGTCAGAAATGCCGATACGATCGTCGTCATGGATCAAGGCTCGATTGTCGAACAAGGAACGCATCAAGAACTAATGGCACTCAAAGGACGGTACTACTGTCTTTATCAACAACAGGAGTCGCAGCTATGA
- a CDS encoding HlyD family efflux transporter periplasmic adaptor subunit: protein MKSESIEQPVILEQPAVWSRVVMWLLVSVTTSAFIWASVAKIEQAVPATGKLEPQGSTKEIKAPTGGVVRDIYVKDGQLVKKGELLVTFDPTAPQADVRSLIQLKASLLRENQFYTTAAAGNNLDNSSDFATLTRLRAALVAENDFLKAQVNGFNPSKRIEGEFDTNQQQLLASARAEYRSRVADAYLEIKELEKQLSQTQAQLETAKKVAEINQGILDKIAPVAEEGGLSQVQYQRQQQEVLTRQSEVDRLTAEQQKLTIQIAQAREQLQNTIALTAKDVLTKIADNQKKIAEIDTQLGRNKIENEKRIAEIDAQLSKANQSLQYQELRSPVDGIVFDLQAKSQGFVANSTEPILKIVPNENLVASVFITNKDIGFVYPGMETDVKIESFPESEFGSIKGKLVWVGSDALPPTQERPYYAFPAKIQLERQALNINGKEVPLQSGMSVNSSIKVRKRTVLSMFMNMFDKKIKSLETVR, encoded by the coding sequence ATGAAGTCAGAATCGATCGAACAACCAGTCATCCTAGAACAACCCGCAGTATGGTCAAGAGTCGTCATGTGGTTACTTGTGTCGGTAACGACTTCGGCGTTTATCTGGGCTTCAGTCGCCAAAATTGAACAAGCCGTACCTGCAACCGGAAAACTCGAACCGCAAGGATCGACAAAAGAAATTAAAGCCCCAACTGGCGGTGTTGTCCGCGACATTTATGTGAAAGATGGGCAATTAGTTAAAAAAGGCGAACTCTTAGTCACCTTCGATCCTACCGCACCGCAAGCGGATGTGCGATCGCTCATTCAATTAAAAGCTTCCTTATTACGCGAAAATCAATTTTATACAACCGCTGCAGCTGGTAATAACTTAGATAATTCATCCGACTTCGCAACACTAACGCGATTGCGCGCCGCTTTAGTTGCAGAAAATGACTTTTTAAAAGCCCAAGTTAATGGATTTAATCCGAGTAAGCGGATCGAAGGCGAGTTTGATACTAACCAACAACAATTGCTAGCAAGCGCAAGAGCTGAATATCGTTCGCGCGTAGCCGATGCTTATCTCGAAATCAAAGAATTAGAAAAACAACTTAGTCAAACACAAGCACAACTAGAAACCGCTAAAAAAGTTGCTGAAATCAACCAAGGAATTCTTGACAAAATTGCACCTGTTGCCGAAGAAGGTGGATTATCGCAAGTACAATACCAACGCCAACAACAAGAAGTTTTAACGCGCCAATCGGAAGTAGATCGTTTAACCGCTGAACAACAAAAACTGACAATTCAAATTGCTCAAGCGCGAGAACAGTTACAAAATACCATCGCGCTGACGGCTAAAGATGTTTTAACTAAAATTGCAGATAATCAGAAAAAAATCGCAGAAATTGATACTCAACTTGGGCGAAACAAAATAGAAAACGAAAAACGAATTGCAGAAATTGATGCACAACTCAGCAAAGCAAATCAAAGCTTGCAATATCAAGAACTGCGATCGCCTGTAGATGGAATTGTTTTTGATTTACAAGCAAAATCGCAAGGTTTTGTCGCAAATTCTACTGAACCAATACTAAAAATCGTGCCTAATGAAAATTTAGTTGCTTCAGTATTTATAACAAACAAAGATATTGGGTTTGTGTATCCAGGGATGGAAACTGACGTCAAAATTGAATCCTTTCCAGAATCTGAATTTGGAAGTATTAAAGGTAAATTAGTTTGGGTTGGCTCAGATGCTTTACCGCCAACGCAAGAACGCCCTTATTATGCTTTCCCTGCCAAAATTCAACTCGAACGCCAAGCATTAAATATTAACGGAAAAGAAGTACCGCTACAATCAGGCATGAGTGTTAATAGTAGTATTAAAGTGCGTAAAAGAACAGTTTTAAGTATGTTTATGAATATGTTTGATAAGAAGATTAAGAGCTTGGAAACAGTTAGGTAA
- a CDS encoding glycosyltransferase family 4 protein, whose translation MRILFLHTNFPAQYRHIAQALASNPNNQVVFGTKNKDVSLPGVYKAIFEPSRTPHPSTHHYVRPLESAVLHGQAVYKIAEQLKARKFIPDVICGHSGWGPTLFVKDAFPNTPLICYFEWFYHARGSDADFDPSDPLSVDDVARIRIKNAPILIDLYSCDRGLSPTYWQRAQFPPEFHSKISVLHDGVDTEYFKPKPGAKLVLPNLDLSGVDELVTYVARGMEPYRGFPQFIEAIAYIQERRPHCHVVIVGSERVCYGKSLPDGMTYKEFMLKKVPLDLSRVHFTGSLPYNQYLQVIQASSVHVYLTRPFVLSWSMIEAMSTGCLVLGSNTAPVAEVIQDGENGLLVDFFAPQQIADRVDEVLNHPTRMAELRAKARDTVLERYALADLLPKHLEMIKSVIK comes from the coding sequence ATGCGAATTTTATTTCTGCATACTAATTTTCCAGCGCAATATCGTCATATTGCACAAGCGCTGGCTAGCAATCCAAACAATCAAGTTGTTTTCGGTACTAAAAATAAAGATGTTTCGCTACCAGGCGTTTATAAAGCTATTTTTGAACCAAGTCGCACTCCACATCCATCAACGCACCATTACGTCCGACCATTAGAAAGTGCAGTGTTGCACGGACAAGCAGTATATAAAATAGCTGAACAATTAAAAGCACGAAAATTTATTCCCGATGTTATTTGCGGACATTCGGGTTGGGGTCCAACATTATTTGTTAAAGATGCATTTCCAAATACACCACTAATTTGTTATTTTGAGTGGTTTTATCACGCGCGCGGCTCGGATGCTGACTTCGATCCAAGCGATCCTTTAAGCGTCGATGATGTGGCACGGATTCGGATTAAAAATGCACCGATTTTAATTGATTTGTACAGTTGCGATCGCGGTTTATCTCCCACATATTGGCAACGCGCGCAGTTCCCGCCAGAATTCCACAGTAAGATTTCTGTATTGCATGATGGCGTTGACACTGAATACTTCAAGCCTAAACCTGGTGCTAAGTTAGTTTTACCGAATCTAGATTTATCCGGCGTTGACGAACTTGTCACGTATGTAGCGCGGGGGATGGAACCGTATCGAGGTTTTCCGCAATTTATCGAAGCGATCGCTTATATTCAAGAACGCCGCCCCCATTGTCATGTTGTCATTGTCGGTTCTGAACGCGTTTGCTACGGTAAATCTTTACCTGATGGCATGACTTACAAAGAGTTTATGCTCAAAAAGGTTCCATTAGATTTATCGCGCGTACATTTCACAGGCTCGTTACCTTACAATCAATATCTGCAAGTCATTCAAGCTTCCTCAGTTCATGTTTACCTGACGCGCCCGTTTGTTTTATCTTGGTCAATGATTGAGGCGATGTCTACAGGGTGTTTGGTACTAGGTTCTAATACTGCACCTGTTGCGGAAGTGATTCAAGATGGTGAAAATGGGTTACTCGTTGATTTCTTCGCACCGCAGCAAATTGCCGATCGCGTTGATGAAGTGCTGAATCATCCAACCCGCATGGCAGAACTTCGCGCCAAAGCTAGAGACACGGTTCTAGAACGTTATGCATTAGCGGATTTGTTGCCAAAACACTTGGAGATGATTAAGAGTGTTATTAAATAA
- a CDS encoding NAD(P)/FAD-dependent oxidoreductase, with product MHSKLLSNQGRHAVVIGGSIAGLVTGRVLTKYFEQVTIIERDLVPDEPVPRKGVPQSHHVHVLLMRGAMILEELFPGLHAELYAAGASQLDMAKDAAWLNPAGWGIRFTSGVMLLASSRSLLEWGIRQRLMQCPQVGFVTESEVTGLLANADKTAIAGVQVRLHDQLHRGSVTKQVYADLIVDATGRMSKTPQWLTALGYEPPPETVVNAHVGYASRIYQPPANFSSDWQALYLQAAPPNAPRGALMLPIEGGRWLVSLGGGDKDYPPTDEAGFLEFTRSLRSSLLYDAIKDAKPLSPIVSYRATENRRRHYEKLRRMPEGLVVTGDAACAFNPVYGQGMTTAAIAAETLDRCLKKGLSGLSKRFQKQLAQVNAVPWTLATSEDYRYRSTEGKSLDRKTKLMHWYMDRIMLLSTKNVEVRSQFIQVMHMLKTPTALFHPKIVALVLQEALQSTLHQATLTTTNNQGDVKTCS from the coding sequence ATGCATTCTAAGCTATTGTCGAATCAAGGTCGCCATGCGGTAGTGATTGGCGGTAGTATCGCTGGGCTGGTGACTGGTCGAGTTTTAACGAAGTATTTTGAGCAAGTCACGATTATCGAACGCGATCTCGTTCCTGATGAACCTGTACCGCGTAAAGGTGTTCCGCAATCGCATCACGTCCACGTGTTATTGATGCGTGGGGCGATGATTTTAGAAGAACTTTTTCCAGGCTTGCACGCAGAGTTATATGCTGCGGGCGCATCACAGCTTGACATGGCAAAAGATGCGGCTTGGCTCAATCCAGCGGGGTGGGGTATTCGCTTTACTTCTGGAGTGATGTTGTTGGCTAGCAGCCGCAGTTTATTGGAATGGGGTATACGTCAACGCTTGATGCAGTGTCCTCAAGTAGGCTTTGTTACTGAATCTGAAGTGACAGGTTTACTTGCTAATGCCGATAAAACAGCGATTGCTGGGGTTCAAGTACGGTTGCACGATCAACTGCATCGTGGAAGTGTCACTAAACAAGTCTATGCCGATCTGATCGTCGATGCCACTGGGCGAATGTCCAAAACTCCGCAGTGGTTAACAGCACTTGGTTACGAACCGCCGCCAGAAACCGTTGTGAATGCTCATGTTGGTTACGCAAGTCGCATTTATCAACCTCCTGCGAACTTTTCCAGCGATTGGCAAGCTTTGTATTTGCAAGCCGCACCACCAAATGCGCCACGCGGAGCGTTAATGTTACCTATCGAAGGCGGTCGCTGGCTAGTTTCTCTCGGTGGAGGAGATAAAGACTATCCACCCACAGACGAAGCTGGTTTCCTCGAATTTACAAGGAGTCTGCGTAGTTCGCTACTATACGATGCCATCAAAGATGCTAAACCTCTCTCGCCAATAGTTAGCTATCGCGCTACCGAAAACCGTCGCCGCCATTACGAAAAACTGCGCCGAATGCCAGAAGGTTTGGTTGTAACAGGCGATGCAGCGTGTGCGTTCAATCCGGTATACGGACAAGGAATGACAACAGCCGCGATCGCAGCAGAAACTTTAGATCGGTGTCTCAAAAAAGGTCTTTCTGGTTTAAGTAAACGTTTTCAAAAGCAATTAGCCCAAGTTAACGCGGTTCCTTGGACACTTGCAACCAGCGAAGATTACCGCTATCGCAGTACGGAAGGTAAGTCACTCGATCGAAAAACGAAGTTGATGCACTGGTATATGGATCGAATCATGCTGTTATCTACCAAGAATGTTGAGGTGCGATCGCAGTTTATCCAAGTTATGCATATGCTAAAAACACCAACGGCATTATTTCATCCTAAAATCGTTGCTTTAGTTCTCCAAGAAGCGTTGCAATCCACTCTACATCAAGCAACACTAACAACCACTAACAACCAAGGTGACGTCAAGACTTGTTCTTAG